The proteins below are encoded in one region of Prevotella melaninogenica ATCC 25845:
- a CDS encoding glycosyl transferase, whose translation MIFVRDKGRMCNNILQYGHLYAWARANNRKTVSMRFAYKYQYFHICRTRWHNFFVYLFAKYAAQLKLIPTVTFDTPDEDLTEKEKAMRRGCLVAEGWFARWYDLFLQYKPEILSLFAFDSHIESKVTSLLEVSSKEGIIRLGVHIRRGDYATWNDGRFLYDDKQMINIIRQFILLHPNKRVVIYICGNDPKLNKQAYSEAFGQENVVFPQGNPGEDLCLLSHCDYLIGPPSTFTLVASMYRNTPLYWIKDINKPLQEDCFDYFDNLFRNII comes from the coding sequence ATGATTTTTGTAAGAGATAAAGGGCGGATGTGTAATAACATTCTGCAATATGGACATCTATATGCTTGGGCAAGGGCGAACAATCGGAAGACGGTTTCAATGCGATTTGCTTACAAGTATCAATACTTTCATATCTGTAGGACTCGTTGGCATAATTTTTTTGTTTATCTTTTTGCAAAGTATGCAGCCCAATTAAAGCTAATACCTACCGTCACATTTGATACACCTGACGAAGACTTAACTGAAAAGGAAAAAGCAATGAGGCGTGGATGTCTTGTTGCTGAGGGGTGGTTTGCTCGTTGGTATGACCTTTTCTTACAGTATAAGCCAGAGATATTATCCTTATTTGCTTTTGATTCTCACATAGAAAGCAAGGTTACTTCATTGCTTGAAGTATCGTCTAAAGAGGGTATCATCAGATTGGGTGTACATATCCGTCGTGGTGATTATGCCACATGGAATGATGGTAGATTTCTCTATGACGATAAGCAGATGATTAATATTATCCGTCAGTTTATCCTCCTTCATCCTAATAAACGTGTTGTAATCTATATTTGTGGTAATGATCCAAAACTCAATAAGCAAGCTTATAGCGAGGCTTTTGGGCAAGAAAATGTCGTCTTTCCACAAGGTAATCCGGGAGAGGACCTGTGTCTTCTATCTCATTGCGACTATCTAATCGGTCCACCGAGTACGTTTACCCTCGTTGCATCAATGTATCGTAACACTCCATTGTATTGGATTAAAGATATCAACAAGCCCTTACAAGAGGATTGCTTTGACTACTTTGATAATCTCTTTCGCAATATCATATAG
- a CDS encoding lysophospholipid acyltransferase family protein: MKKGLSYIAYALSYTFWYTMSLLPMSLLYVFSYCLYLLVGKVVKYRHKVIWKNLKDSFPEKDEAELQRIERGFYHYFCDYLVETIKLLNMSKRELRQRMVFTGIEEMNELLEKGVSCAVYLGHYGNWEFITSLPLWVSEKAQCCQVYHPLKNERFDKLFKSVREKHHALCIPMAETLRQVVSYRQKKQPIVIGYIADQAPFWNNIHHWVDFLNHDTPVLTGSERIIKKTGQAVFYGDVSRVRRGYYQCDFKLITTEPAKYKDWEITDKYFQLLEETIRRQPELYLWSHKRWKRTREEFNLRYDEKTGRVSLEPLDEIIRKKDKE; the protein is encoded by the coding sequence ATGAAAAAAGGACTTTCTTATATTGCTTACGCACTATCATATACCTTTTGGTATACGATGTCTTTGTTGCCAATGAGCCTACTTTATGTCTTTTCTTACTGCCTTTATCTTTTGGTCGGAAAGGTTGTAAAGTATCGTCATAAGGTTATTTGGAAGAACCTCAAGGACAGTTTTCCAGAGAAAGATGAGGCTGAATTGCAGCGTATAGAACGTGGTTTTTATCATTACTTCTGTGATTATCTTGTAGAAACTATCAAGCTTCTCAATATGAGTAAGCGTGAACTTCGTCAGAGGATGGTTTTCACAGGAATAGAAGAAATGAACGAGTTGCTTGAAAAGGGAGTATCCTGTGCTGTATATCTTGGACATTATGGTAATTGGGAGTTTATAACATCCTTGCCTTTATGGGTTTCTGAGAAGGCACAGTGTTGCCAAGTTTATCATCCGTTGAAGAACGAACGATTTGATAAACTCTTCAAGTCTGTACGCGAAAAACATCATGCACTTTGTATTCCAATGGCAGAGACACTGCGACAAGTAGTTTCTTATCGCCAGAAGAAACAACCTATTGTGATTGGGTATATCGCTGATCAAGCACCTTTCTGGAATAATATTCATCATTGGGTAGACTTCCTAAATCACGATACACCCGTCTTAACAGGTAGTGAACGTATCATAAAGAAGACAGGACAAGCCGTTTTCTATGGTGATGTCTCACGTGTTCGAAGAGGCTATTATCAGTGTGATTTCAAGTTGATAACCACTGAACCAGCAAAATATAAGGATTGGGAAATAACCGATAAATACTTTCAGTTGTTAGAAGAAACTATCCGTCGACAGCCAGAACTTTATCTTTGGAGTCATAAAAGATGGAAGCGTACGCGCGAAGAGTTTAACTTACGCTATGATGAGAAGACTGGAAGAGTAAGTTTGGAGCCACTGGATGAGATTATAAGGAAAAAAGATAAGGAATGA
- a CDS encoding ABC transporter ATP-binding protein: protein MKEFIHVLRRFIPPYKKYLVLSIIFNILSAFLNIFSFATLIPLLQILFKVDAGTGATRAMAWSEGSFKEVLSNNADYYTQIYITSWGPTTVLLAIGLILAFMTFLKTGAYFLSSASIIPIRTGVVRDIRNQLYEKITSLSLGFFSEERKGDIIARMSGDVQEVDNSIMSSIDMLFKNPVLIIIYFTTLLVISWQLTLFTLIFVPIFGWFMGFVGRKLKQNSMTAQKLWSDTMSQVEETLGGLRVIKAFCAEGMMNERFDKINSEYRSDIMRVNIRQQLAHPMSEFLGTVMIVVVLWFGGTLVLGESPIISGPTFIYYLVILYSILNPLKEFSRAGYNIPKGLASMDRIDKILQAEVKIQEPEKPVHIDSFEHEIEFRHVSFAYTDGKDDEGKPELHWVLKDINLVIPKGKTVALVGQSGSGKSTLLDLIPRYYDVQEGEILIDGINIKDLGVHDLRQLIGNVNQEAILFNDSFKNNISFGVNATDEAIVEAAKIANAHEFIMHSERGYDTNIGDRGGRLSGGQRQRVSIARAILKNPPILILDEATSALDTESERLVQDALYKLMKTRTTIAVAHRLSTIKNSDEICVLHEGEIVERGTHDELMDIEGYYKKLHDMQEI, encoded by the coding sequence ATGAAGGAATTCATACACGTTTTACGCAGGTTCATACCACCCTATAAGAAGTACCTTGTGCTGTCAATTATTTTTAATATATTGTCAGCCTTTCTCAATATATTCTCCTTTGCTACCCTTATCCCACTCCTTCAGATTCTTTTTAAGGTAGATGCAGGAACGGGAGCAACGCGTGCAATGGCTTGGAGCGAAGGTTCTTTTAAGGAGGTACTATCGAACAATGCAGATTATTACACGCAGATATACATCACCAGTTGGGGACCAACAACCGTCCTGTTGGCTATCGGTTTGATTCTTGCCTTTATGACTTTCCTAAAGACTGGTGCCTATTTCCTTTCTTCTGCATCAATCATTCCTATCCGAACAGGCGTAGTGCGTGATATTCGCAACCAACTCTATGAGAAGATTACATCTCTTTCTCTTGGCTTCTTCAGTGAGGAAAGAAAGGGAGACATCATCGCTCGTATGAGTGGTGATGTTCAAGAGGTTGACAACTCTATCATGTCATCTATCGACATGCTCTTTAAGAACCCTGTTCTTATCATCATTTACTTTACCACACTACTTGTTATCTCTTGGCAGTTGACACTCTTCACGCTCATTTTCGTACCTATCTTCGGATGGTTTATGGGCTTTGTTGGTAGAAAGCTAAAGCAGAACAGTATGACAGCACAGAAGTTGTGGAGTGATACGATGAGTCAGGTGGAAGAGACTTTAGGCGGATTAAGAGTCATCAAAGCCTTCTGTGCTGAAGGAATGATGAACGAACGCTTTGATAAGATCAACTCAGAATACCGCAGCGACATCATGCGTGTGAACATTCGTCAGCAGTTAGCGCATCCGATGAGTGAGTTCCTTGGAACGGTCATGATTGTTGTCGTACTTTGGTTTGGTGGTACCCTTGTCTTGGGTGAATCACCAATTATCAGCGGTCCTACCTTCATCTACTATCTTGTTATCCTCTATAGTATTCTCAATCCATTGAAGGAATTCTCCCGCGCAGGCTATAACATTCCTAAGGGACTTGCTTCAATGGATCGTATTGACAAAATTCTACAGGCAGAAGTGAAGATACAAGAACCTGAGAAACCAGTGCATATTGATAGCTTCGAACATGAGATTGAGTTCCGACATGTCAGCTTTGCTTATACAGATGGTAAGGACGATGAGGGCAAGCCAGAACTCCACTGGGTATTGAAGGATATCAACCTCGTTATTCCAAAGGGTAAGACTGTTGCCTTGGTAGGACAGAGCGGTAGCGGAAAGTCTACCTTGCTCGACCTCATCCCTCGTTACTACGATGTGCAGGAAGGTGAGATTCTCATTGACGGAATCAATATTAAGGATTTAGGAGTACACGATCTCCGCCAGCTTATTGGTAATGTAAACCAAGAGGCAATCCTTTTCAACGATAGTTTCAAGAATAACATCTCTTTCGGTGTCAATGCTACAGATGAGGCAATAGTCGAAGCTGCGAAGATTGCCAACGCTCATGAGTTTATCATGCATAGTGAGCGAGGATACGACACAAACATCGGTGATCGTGGTGGACGCCTCTCTGGTGGACAGCGTCAGCGTGTAAGTATTGCGCGTGCTATCCTTAAAAACCCTCCAATCCTTATCCTTGACGAAGCGACATCAGCCCTCGATACAGAGAGTGAGCGCCTTGTACAGGATGCCCTTTATAAGCTTATGAAGACGCGTACGACCATAGCTGTAGCGCATCGCCTATCTACTATCAAGAATAGCGATGAGATTTGCGTACTGCACGAAGGTGAGATTGTAGAGCGGGGTACGCACGATGAACTTATGGATATCGAAGGCTACTATAAGAAACTGCATGATATGCAGGAGATATAA
- the miaB gene encoding tRNA (N6-isopentenyl adenosine(37)-C2)-methylthiotransferase MiaB, translated as MKKLYIETYGCQMNVADSEVVASVMKMAGYDVCENEDEADAIFLNTCSVRENAENKIYNRLEALHAEQKKGRDLILGVLGCMAERVRDDLIQNHHANLVCGPDSYLNLPDMIAQCENGTNALDIELSTTETYRDVIPQRIGGNRVSGFVSIMRGCNNFCHYCIVPFTRGRERSRDVESILKEVKDLHDKGFKEVTLLGQNVNSYGLLPNGKRPENGVSFAELLHKVAQSVPDMRVRFTTSNPEDMTEDIIEAVATEPNLCNHIHFPAQSGSNSVLKVMNRKYTREDYLEKVAAIRRLVPDCGLTTDIFIGYHNESEEDFQQTLSLMREVGFDSAFMFKYSERPGTYAAKHLPDNVSEEEKIRRLNELIRLQTEISAEQNKKDEGKEFDILIERFGKRSREQLMGRTPQNKAVVMPRGNHHIGETVRVRITGSTSATLFGEEV; from the coding sequence ATGAAGAAACTATATATTGAGACATACGGCTGCCAAATGAATGTGGCAGACTCTGAAGTCGTGGCTTCAGTCATGAAGATGGCAGGCTATGACGTATGTGAGAATGAGGATGAAGCAGACGCAATCTTCCTTAATACCTGTTCTGTACGTGAGAACGCAGAGAACAAGATATACAATCGTTTAGAAGCTTTGCACGCTGAGCAGAAGAAAGGGCGCGACCTTATCTTGGGCGTGTTAGGATGTATGGCAGAGCGAGTAAGAGACGACTTAATTCAAAATCACCATGCCAACCTTGTGTGTGGACCAGACTCCTACCTCAACTTGCCTGATATGATAGCACAGTGTGAGAATGGTACGAATGCTTTGGATATCGAACTCTCTACCACTGAGACCTATCGTGATGTTATCCCACAGCGTATTGGTGGCAATAGAGTGTCGGGCTTCGTTAGTATCATGCGTGGTTGCAATAACTTCTGTCACTATTGTATCGTACCTTTCACACGTGGTCGGGAGCGTTCTCGTGATGTAGAGAGTATCTTGAAAGAGGTTAAAGACTTGCACGATAAGGGCTTTAAGGAGGTTACACTCTTAGGTCAGAACGTTAATTCATATGGCTTGTTGCCTAATGGTAAGCGTCCAGAGAATGGTGTTTCCTTTGCAGAATTGTTGCATAAGGTGGCACAGAGCGTACCAGATATGCGTGTGCGCTTCACGACTTCTAACCCAGAAGATATGACAGAGGATATTATTGAGGCAGTAGCTACCGAGCCTAACCTCTGTAATCATATCCACTTCCCTGCACAGAGTGGTAGTAATAGTGTGCTGAAGGTGATGAATCGTAAATATACACGTGAGGACTACCTTGAGAAAGTCGCTGCTATTCGTCGTCTTGTTCCTGATTGTGGATTGACAACTGATATCTTTATTGGTTATCATAATGAGTCAGAAGAAGACTTCCAGCAAACGCTTTCATTGATGCGAGAGGTAGGTTTCGATTCAGCCTTTATGTTCAAGTACTCTGAACGACCAGGTACTTATGCTGCAAAGCACCTCCCTGACAATGTATCTGAGGAAGAGAAGATTCGTCGTTTGAATGAGTTGATTCGCCTTCAGACTGAAATCTCTGCCGAACAGAACAAGAAAGATGAGGGAAAGGAGTTTGATATTCTTATCGAGCGCTTTGGTAAACGAAGCCGTGAACAGCTGATGGGACGTACGCCACAGAACAAGGCTGTAGTCATGCCACGTGGCAATCATCATATTGGTGAGACGGTCCGCGTACGCATTACAGGCTCAACCAGTGCCACACTCTTTGGAGAAGAAGTATAA
- a CDS encoding peptidase U32 family protein: MNKNTNDFEIMAPVGSRESLAAAINAGANSVYFGIGKLNMRSHSANHFTIDDLKEIAETCNAKGIQTYLTVNTVIYGEDIETMHEIIDAAKAANITAVIASDVAVMMYCRQVGVEVHLSTQLNISNIDALKFYAQFADVAVLARELNMDQVKEIHEQIIKQNICGPKGQPIRIEMFCHGAFCMAISGKCYMSLHDSNRSANRGACTQICRRSYTVTDNETGNQLEIDNKYIMSPKDLKSVRFIDKMMDAGVRVFKIEGRARGPEYVHTVVSCYKEAIESVLDGTFTEEKKDQWDERLSTVFNRGFWDGYYQGQKMGEWTKDYGNKATEKKVLIGKVIKYFSRLGVAEVAVEANTFVKGEKLLITGNSTGAMFLNAEEIRYELNPVDKAEQGWRVSIPVPDKVRPNDKLFKLVTK; this comes from the coding sequence ATGAACAAGAATACAAATGATTTTGAGATAATGGCACCTGTAGGCTCACGAGAGTCGCTCGCAGCTGCCATCAATGCCGGAGCTAACTCTGTTTACTTCGGTATTGGGAAGCTGAATATGCGTTCGCATTCAGCTAACCACTTCACCATCGACGACCTCAAAGAGATTGCCGAGACCTGTAACGCAAAGGGAATACAAACTTATCTGACTGTAAACACTGTCATCTATGGCGAGGATATTGAGACAATGCACGAGATTATCGATGCTGCTAAGGCTGCAAATATCACTGCTGTCATTGCCAGTGACGTTGCTGTAATGATGTATTGCCGTCAGGTGGGGGTTGAGGTTCACCTCTCAACACAGCTGAATATCTCTAATATTGACGCCCTAAAGTTCTACGCTCAGTTTGCTGATGTTGCCGTATTGGCACGCGAGCTGAACATGGATCAGGTGAAGGAAATACACGAACAGATTATCAAACAGAATATCTGTGGACCAAAGGGACAGCCTATTCGTATCGAGATGTTCTGCCATGGTGCCTTCTGTATGGCAATTTCGGGCAAGTGCTATATGAGTCTTCACGACTCTAACCGCTCTGCTAATCGTGGTGCTTGTACTCAGATATGCCGTCGTAGCTATACGGTTACAGACAATGAGACTGGCAATCAGCTTGAGATTGACAACAAGTACATTATGAGTCCTAAGGACTTAAAGAGTGTTCGCTTCATTGATAAGATGATGGATGCTGGTGTACGTGTGTTTAAGATTGAGGGTCGTGCACGTGGACCAGAGTATGTTCACACCGTTGTGAGCTGCTACAAGGAGGCTATCGAGAGCGTACTCGATGGTACCTTCACCGAAGAAAAGAAGGACCAGTGGGACGAACGACTCTCAACAGTCTTCAACCGTGGCTTCTGGGATGGCTACTATCAAGGTCAGAAGATGGGCGAATGGACAAAGGATTATGGCAATAAGGCTACAGAGAAGAAGGTGCTCATCGGTAAGGTGATAAAGTATTTCTCTCGTCTTGGTGTGGCTGAGGTGGCTGTTGAGGCTAACACCTTCGTAAAGGGAGAGAAGCTTCTTATCACTGGTAACAGCACTGGAGCTATGTTCCTCAATGCTGAAGAAATCCGTTACGAACTCAATCCTGTTGATAAAGCAGAACAAGGTTGGCGTGTTTCTATCCCTGTACCGGACAAGGTTCGCCCAAATGATAAACTGTTTAAGTTAGTAACAAAGTAA
- a CDS encoding SufE family protein, with product MTINEAQDAVIGEFEDFTDWMDKYQMLIDLGNELEPLEEQYKNEQNLIDGCQSRVWLQCDNVDGKLIFTADSDALITKGIIALLIRVLSNHTPQEIIDADLYFIDKIGLRQHLSPTRSNGLLSMVTKIKAYAVGFSLQ from the coding sequence ATGACAATAAACGAAGCACAAGATGCGGTAATTGGTGAGTTTGAGGACTTCACTGATTGGATGGATAAATACCAAATGCTCATTGACTTGGGTAACGAGTTAGAGCCATTAGAGGAGCAGTATAAGAACGAGCAGAACCTTATTGATGGTTGTCAGAGCCGTGTATGGCTGCAGTGTGACAATGTAGATGGTAAACTTATCTTCACTGCTGACTCTGATGCACTCATCACAAAGGGTATCATTGCCCTTCTGATACGTGTGTTAAGCAATCATACTCCACAAGAGATTATCGATGCTGACCTGTATTTCATTGACAAGATAGGTCTCCGCCAGCATCTCTCACCTACACGTAGCAACGGCTTGCTATCTATGGTGACAAAGATTAAGGCGTATGCTGTAGGGTTTAGTTTGCAGTAA
- a CDS encoding RNA methyltransferase produces MRKLHTIEMNRLSLEEFKEADKLPLIVVLDDVRSLHNVGSVFRSADAFRVEAVYLCGITATPPNAEIHKTALGGEDSVDWRYFERTEDAIEELHRQGVFVYSVEQVEGSTKLQDLNTQNPTNHQHPTPNTQHPSPHYAIVLGNEVKGVKQSVVDMSDGCLEIPQFGTKHSLNVSVTTGIVIWEFARQLLIK; encoded by the coding sequence ATGAGAAAACTACACACAATAGAAATGAATAGGCTTTCCCTTGAAGAATTCAAGGAAGCTGATAAACTGCCACTCATCGTTGTGTTAGACGATGTGCGGTCGTTACATAATGTAGGAAGTGTCTTCCGTTCGGCTGATGCTTTCCGTGTGGAAGCTGTCTATCTATGCGGTATTACCGCCACACCTCCTAACGCAGAGATTCATAAGACGGCACTCGGTGGTGAGGACTCAGTTGACTGGCGTTACTTTGAACGTACAGAGGATGCCATCGAAGAACTCCATCGTCAAGGCGTATTCGTGTATAGTGTAGAACAAGTGGAAGGCTCAACAAAGCTACAAGACCTCAACACACAGAACCCAACAAACCATCAACACCCAACACCCAACACCCAACACCCATCCCCCCACTACGCTATCGTGTTAGGCAACGAGGTGAAAGGTGTAAAGCAAAGTGTCGTGGATATGAGCGACGGCTGTCTTGAAATTCCACAGTTCGGCACCAAACACTCATTGAATGTTAGTGTAACAACCGGTATTGTCATTTGGGAGTTTGCGCGTCAGCTACTTATAAAGTAG
- a CDS encoding C1 family peptidase: protein MKKSIFIFLTCLVLVSCGQQRSNISFPEEKFTVDLRLPTTPVKDQGSSSLCWVYGMLATLETEHIMRGDSVNLSPDYVARMYLSEQANRRRLLPNKIVQKEAGITTRGMCTMALDLIQTYGLQHYDAYRHKPDMDYNVLCRKLDKGNDAEKLLDKYIGPLPNQVFMLGALYTPLEFAHSVCTDDEYVALTSFTHHPYGQRFPLEVPDNYFHDTFLNVPLDTMMNRIVQSLRAGHPVCWEGDISEPGFLFGNGFAVLKHEEKKVTAERRQASFEARRTTDDHVMEIVGLAHDQHGRRFFLCKNSWGTANRYHGFMFLSENYVRMKTIAVVLRAI from the coding sequence ATGAAGAAAAGTATCTTTATATTCTTGACATGTTTAGTGTTAGTAAGCTGTGGGCAACAACGGAGCAACATCTCTTTTCCAGAGGAGAAGTTCACAGTCGACTTGCGTCTTCCTACTACCCCAGTGAAGGATCAAGGTTCGAGTTCGCTCTGCTGGGTCTATGGAATGCTTGCAACCCTTGAGACAGAGCATATCATGCGGGGTGATTCTGTAAACTTAAGTCCTGACTATGTGGCACGTATGTACCTTAGTGAGCAGGCAAATCGTCGTCGTTTACTCCCTAATAAGATTGTTCAGAAGGAGGCTGGTATCACAACGCGTGGAATGTGTACTATGGCACTCGACCTTATACAAACCTACGGTTTGCAGCATTATGATGCCTATCGTCATAAGCCTGATATGGACTATAACGTTCTTTGTCGTAAGTTGGATAAGGGCAATGATGCGGAGAAACTATTGGATAAGTATATCGGACCACTACCCAATCAGGTCTTTATGTTAGGCGCATTATACACTCCATTAGAGTTTGCACATAGCGTATGCACTGATGATGAGTACGTAGCACTAACCAGTTTCACACATCATCCTTACGGACAACGCTTCCCTTTGGAAGTACCTGATAATTACTTTCATGACACTTTCCTCAATGTTCCACTCGACACGATGATGAATCGCATTGTTCAGAGTCTACGAGCAGGACATCCTGTGTGCTGGGAAGGTGACATATCAGAGCCTGGTTTCTTATTTGGAAATGGCTTTGCTGTGTTGAAACATGAAGAAAAAAAGGTGACAGCAGAGCGTCGGCAGGCTTCTTTTGAGGCACGTCGCACAACCGATGACCACGTCATGGAAATCGTTGGATTGGCCCACGACCAGCACGGCCGTCGCTTCTTCCTCTGCAAGAATAGCTGGGGAACAGCCAATCGCTACCATGGTTTTATGTTCTTAAGTGAGAACTATGTGCGCATGAAGACCATTGCCGTGGTGCTTCGAGCTATTTAA
- the trhA gene encoding PAQR family membrane homeostasis protein TrhA, whose amino-acid sequence MRRKIFFSHKEELWNSWSHSGGIVLGVVFGTIFLVWCSREKAGWATAGVILYLVGMLFSYITSTVYHALSAHSVWKERLRKWDHAAIYWHIAGSYSPITLIALRNQGAWGWGLFAFVWLCAILGTISSFRKLRDHSNLETLTFIGMGLSVLVAFKPLVDALETQSLVWIFAEGVMYITGALFYSLNKRKYMHTVFHFFVLAGSICHIIAVWGILMEYL is encoded by the coding sequence GTGAGACGAAAGATATTCTTTTCACACAAAGAGGAACTATGGAACTCATGGAGTCATAGTGGAGGAATCGTACTGGGCGTAGTGTTCGGTACGATTTTCCTTGTTTGGTGCTCCCGTGAGAAGGCTGGTTGGGCAACAGCGGGTGTGATATTATATCTTGTCGGGATGCTTTTCAGTTATATCACGTCGACCGTCTATCATGCCCTCTCTGCCCATTCTGTATGGAAAGAACGGTTGCGGAAGTGGGACCATGCCGCTATTTATTGGCATATAGCAGGTTCTTATTCTCCCATAACACTGATAGCCTTGCGCAATCAAGGTGCTTGGGGCTGGGGTTTGTTTGCTTTTGTATGGCTCTGTGCAATACTCGGCACCATCTCATCCTTCCGTAAACTGCGTGACCATAGTAACTTAGAAACGTTGACATTCATCGGTATGGGGCTATCAGTATTGGTCGCCTTCAAGCCATTAGTCGATGCTTTAGAAACGCAATCGCTCGTCTGGATCTTTGCAGAAGGAGTCATGTATATTACTGGTGCACTGTTTTATTCGCTCAACAAGCGTAAGTATATGCACACAGTATTCCACTTCTTCGTCCTCGCAGGTAGCATTTGTCATATCATAGCCGTGTGGGGAATCCTAATGGAATACCTATGA